One genomic region from Chloroflexota bacterium encodes:
- a CDS encoding 5-methyltetrahydropteroyltriglutamate--homocysteine methyltransferase has product MNTLLPTTIVGSLPQPDWLIDRNALSAISPPRSRMRELWRVPEAYLEQAQDDATALAVRMQELAGIDILTDGEERRESYANRFTTTLGGLDVDHPGIAPSRTGRPNPVPRVVGPIEHGEPALARDVQVLRSLTSHPIKITLPGPFTMAHQVQDEYYRDGAGLALALAAAVNAELHALEAAGADVVQIDEPLLQAWPDDARAYANAAIDRALDGIQVPTALHTCFGYGHIIADRPDGYPFLAELNDCQVRQLSLEAAQLQLRPQDLLLVPSKTIILGVIDIVSHEIETPEIVASRIRAALAYVSPDRVIPSTDCGMKYLPRDVAEAKLRALVEGTRRVREEL; this is encoded by the coding sequence ATGAATACGCTCCTGCCGACGACGATCGTTGGCAGTCTTCCCCAGCCCGATTGGCTCATCGACCGGAATGCCCTCAGCGCCATCTCCCCGCCCCGATCGCGGATGCGCGAGCTGTGGCGCGTGCCCGAGGCTTACCTGGAGCAGGCGCAGGACGACGCGACGGCGCTGGCCGTCCGCATGCAGGAGCTGGCGGGAATCGACATCCTCACCGACGGCGAGGAGCGTCGGGAGAGCTACGCCAACCGATTCACCACGACCCTCGGCGGGCTCGACGTCGACCACCCGGGGATCGCGCCGAGCCGGACCGGCCGGCCGAATCCAGTGCCTCGGGTCGTCGGACCCATCGAGCACGGTGAGCCCGCGCTCGCGCGGGACGTGCAGGTGCTTCGGTCGCTCACGAGCCATCCCATCAAGATCACGCTGCCCGGGCCATTCACCATGGCTCATCAGGTTCAGGACGAGTACTACCGCGACGGGGCGGGGCTCGCGCTCGCGCTGGCGGCCGCCGTGAACGCGGAGCTGCACGCCCTGGAGGCTGCCGGCGCCGACGTGGTCCAGATCGACGAGCCGCTCCTCCAGGCCTGGCCCGACGACGCGCGCGCCTACGCCAACGCGGCCATCGACCGCGCGCTCGACGGGATTCAGGTGCCGACCGCGCTCCACACGTGCTTTGGCTACGGCCACATCATCGCGGACCGGCCCGATGGCTACCCGTTCCTCGCGGAGCTGAACGATTGCCAGGTCCGGCAGCTCTCGCTCGAAGCGGCGCAGCTCCAGCTTCGGCCCCAGGATCTGCTCCTCGTGCCGAGCAAGACGATCATCCTCGGTGTGATCGACATCGTGAGCCACGAGATTGAGACGCCGGAGATCGTCGCCTCGCGTATTCGCGCCGCACTGGCGTACGTTTCGCCAGACCGAGTCATTCCCTCTACGGATTGTGGCATGAAGTACCTCCCGCGCGATGTGGCCGAGGCGAAGTTGCGTGCGCTCGTGGAGGGGACGCGTCGCGTGCGCGAGGAGTTGTAG
- a CDS encoding cupin domain-containing protein yields MATFYDDWLAADARSEHEFRQAKHVARDRDIPWVETPQDAMVKLMVCNSNGFATMGSDVLKAQIPVGWHTGKHAHGEESIHFLEGEGFSIVNGQRFDWHQGSTLHIPYRAVHQHFNTGGTPALYLSGMCFSLERFFNLAKLYQYETCGPNDPAALARFPAMDGQYYADGARALIHMEEAPEDDEFPGHNAVDASRNQHHRIKYLVQPQNGFRAKTVAVTAMWEEPAGTHSGRHKHLEAMIYAWSGRGMSEMEGSEEQWEAGDVLHVPPCMWEHEHFNNSTESYWQLQIRYGIRDWWQNVWPEGYSPQRILDAQGRPIERGVIERVRERTLGPS; encoded by the coding sequence ATGGCGACGTTTTACGACGATTGGCTCGCGGCCGACGCCCGCAGTGAGCATGAGTTCCGCCAGGCAAAACACGTGGCGCGAGACCGGGACATCCCATGGGTTGAGACGCCGCAGGACGCCATGGTCAAGCTCATGGTGTGCAACTCGAATGGCTTTGCAACGATGGGAAGCGATGTCCTCAAGGCCCAGATTCCCGTCGGGTGGCACACCGGGAAGCACGCCCACGGCGAGGAGTCGATCCACTTCCTCGAGGGGGAAGGCTTCAGCATCGTAAATGGCCAACGGTTCGACTGGCACCAGGGCAGCACGCTCCACATCCCCTATCGCGCGGTGCATCAGCACTTCAATACGGGCGGCACGCCGGCCCTCTACCTCTCCGGTATGTGCTTCAGCCTCGAGCGCTTCTTCAATCTGGCCAAGCTGTACCAGTACGAGACCTGCGGCCCAAACGACCCAGCGGCGCTCGCCCGCTTTCCGGCCATGGACGGCCAGTACTACGCCGATGGCGCGCGCGCCCTGATCCACATGGAGGAGGCCCCGGAGGACGACGAGTTCCCCGGCCACAACGCCGTCGACGCCTCGCGGAACCAGCACCACCGCATCAAATACCTCGTGCAGCCCCAGAACGGGTTCCGGGCTAAGACCGTCGCGGTGACCGCCATGTGGGAAGAGCCGGCCGGCACGCACAGCGGGCGGCACAAGCACCTCGAGGCGATGATCTACGCATGGTCTGGGCGCGGGATGAGCGAGATGGAGGGTTCGGAAGAGCAGTGGGAAGCGGGCGATGTCCTTCACGTCCCGCCGTGCATGTGGGAGCACGAGCACTTCAACAACAGCACGGAGAGCTACTGGCAGCTCCAGATCCGCTACGGGATCCGTGATTGGTGGCAGAACGTCTGGCCCGAGGGATATTCGCCGCAGCGGATCCTGGACGCCCAGGGCCGGCCCATCGAGCGCGGCGTGATCGAGCGCGTCCGCGAGCGCACCCTCGGTCCGTCCTGA
- a CDS encoding UbiD family decarboxylase, with protein MVDLASRPTSVSNYRGLREWLERVDAIGELRRVAGATWQEDIGRIGEMLTHTDGAPAVICDEIPGYPKGFRVLLNSNGERERLAITLGLDPRISTEGLMDWFENRMDSMAPIPIRDVERGPIFENVDEGDAVDVLKFPAPFWHPEDGGRYIGTGCVDITKDPDSDWVNTGTYRVMVHNAKQVGLYISPGKHGRIHRDTYFARGEPMPIAIVVGGDPVFYLAAGIEIAPGVNEMDWVGGLRGEPVEVVRGRHTGLPIPAHAEIVLEGFAYPNTKLMEGPFGEWTGYYASGSREEPVVDVKAVYYRDDPVILGVPPEKPPYEAHKYRVYLSSALLRREIRQAGVPDVVSVWCHGVGGTRLLNVVSIKQRYPGHARQALHVAAMCRAGAYLGRLVIVVDDDIDVTDLDEVMWAVCTRSDPERSLDIIKRAWSGPLDPAIHPDQKGLNSRLLIDACKPYEWMDKFPHAIGPDPAYKRETREKWGWILRGDTPPSR; from the coding sequence ATGGTAGATCTCGCATCGCGGCCGACAAGCGTCAGCAACTACCGCGGCCTGCGGGAATGGCTCGAACGTGTCGACGCCATCGGCGAGCTGCGGCGCGTGGCCGGGGCCACGTGGCAGGAGGACATCGGCCGAATCGGTGAGATGCTGACCCACACCGATGGCGCGCCCGCGGTGATCTGCGACGAGATCCCCGGCTATCCCAAGGGGTTTCGTGTGCTCCTCAACTCCAACGGCGAGCGCGAGCGGCTCGCCATTACGCTGGGACTCGACCCCAGGATCAGCACCGAGGGGCTGATGGACTGGTTCGAGAACCGCATGGATTCGATGGCGCCCATCCCCATCCGCGACGTCGAGCGCGGCCCGATTTTCGAAAACGTGGACGAGGGCGACGCCGTCGACGTGCTGAAGTTCCCGGCGCCCTTCTGGCACCCGGAGGACGGGGGCCGCTACATCGGGACCGGCTGCGTCGACATTACCAAGGACCCGGACAGCGACTGGGTGAACACGGGCACGTACCGCGTCATGGTGCACAATGCCAAGCAGGTCGGGCTCTACATCTCACCGGGCAAGCACGGTCGGATCCACCGCGACACGTATTTCGCGCGCGGCGAGCCCATGCCCATCGCCATCGTTGTGGGCGGCGATCCGGTCTTCTACCTCGCCGCCGGTATTGAGATCGCGCCGGGCGTGAACGAGATGGACTGGGTCGGCGGACTTCGGGGCGAGCCCGTGGAAGTCGTGCGCGGCCGCCACACGGGGCTCCCGATCCCCGCGCACGCGGAGATCGTCCTCGAGGGCTTCGCATATCCGAACACCAAGCTCATGGAAGGGCCTTTCGGCGAGTGGACGGGCTACTACGCCAGCGGCTCGCGCGAGGAGCCGGTGGTCGACGTCAAGGCCGTCTACTACCGCGACGATCCGGTCATCCTGGGTGTTCCCCCCGAGAAGCCGCCCTACGAGGCGCACAAGTACCGGGTCTATCTCAGCTCGGCGCTGCTGCGTCGCGAGATCCGCCAGGCCGGCGTGCCGGACGTCGTGTCCGTCTGGTGCCACGGCGTGGGTGGCACGCGCCTGCTGAACGTCGTCTCCATCAAGCAGCGCTATCCCGGCCACGCTCGGCAGGCGCTTCATGTGGCGGCGATGTGCCGGGCCGGAGCGTACCTGGGGCGTCTGGTCATCGTGGTGGACGACGACATCGACGTGACGGACCTGGACGAGGTGATGTGGGCGGTCTGCACGCGGTCCGACCCGGAGCGCTCGCTGGATATCATCAAGCGGGCCTGGAGCGGTCCGCTGGACCCGGCGATCCACCCCGACCAGAAGGGACTGAACTCGCGGCTCTTGATCGACGCCTGCAAGCCGTACGAGTGGATGGACAAGTTCCCCCACGCCATCGGGCCAGACCCCGCCTACAAGCGGGAGACGCGCGAGAAGTGGGGGTGGATCCTCCGCGGCGACACCCCGCCGAGTCGGTGA
- a CDS encoding class I SAM-dependent methyltransferase: MQASEARERENWFDEAFVADWLERQKARAPERERQFAMVRALIPRKSSETFRYLNVGAGDGWLDEELLDRFPRAEAVLLDGSPAMLDQARARLRRFASRTAFVEADLVDRRWTEGIGEPVDVALSTIAIHNLEDPARVRELYREIASVVAPGGFFMNFDYVRAPHPALGELYRFASSDQASGFAAVRGYRDYLGTVGEHLGWLAEAGFAPADCFWRELRTALFGGFKGAIRVPDGR; this comes from the coding sequence ATGCAGGCGAGCGAAGCGCGGGAGCGAGAGAACTGGTTCGACGAAGCCTTCGTGGCGGACTGGCTCGAGCGTCAGAAGGCGCGCGCGCCAGAGCGGGAGCGCCAATTCGCGATGGTGCGGGCGCTCATACCGCGGAAGTCGAGCGAGACGTTTCGGTATCTGAACGTCGGCGCCGGGGATGGTTGGCTGGACGAGGAACTGCTCGACCGGTTCCCGCGCGCCGAAGCCGTCCTGCTGGATGGCTCGCCGGCCATGCTGGACCAGGCCCGGGCTCGGCTCCGACGATTCGCGTCGCGCACGGCCTTCGTCGAGGCCGATCTGGTCGATCGCCGCTGGACCGAGGGGATTGGCGAACCGGTCGACGTGGCGCTCTCCACAATCGCTATCCATAATCTCGAGGATCCAGCGCGCGTGCGCGAGCTGTATCGGGAGATCGCTTCCGTCGTTGCCCCGGGCGGGTTCTTCATGAATTTCGACTACGTGCGCGCGCCCCACCCGGCTCTCGGCGAGCTGTACCGGTTCGCGAGCAGCGATCAGGCGTCGGGTTTCGCGGCGGTGCGCGGTTATCGCGACTACCTGGGAACGGTCGGGGAGCATCTTGGCTGGCTTGCAGAGGCGGGTTTCGCGCCGGCCGACTGCTTCTGGCGCGAGCTCCGCACCGCATTGTTCGGTGGGTTCAAAGGCGCTATTCGGGTGCCGGACGGCCGCTGA
- a CDS encoding fructose-bisphosphate aldolase — MPRFTLDDLELSPGKRARLYRMLYQHGPGNGLGMFLPIDQGLEHGPRDFWDNPDSQDPEFQLRLAEEGNFSAIVFQIGIAEKYMGRYAGRVPLVLKLNGKTEVPSDEEAFSPCNASVEDAVRLGADAVGYTLYVGSPAQDKDFQQFAEVRKDAMRFGMPVIVWSYPRGKAINAKGGQLTSWAIEYAARVAQELGADVVKVNLPEYDPEKNAQTPAPYKSATFSEEEAVRRVVAAAGRTPVLVSGGARQDEEDVLAKARLSMRNGCTGLIFGRNVWQRPFAEALALTHRIREIMRTEAGQLAGAGRR, encoded by the coding sequence ATGCCGCGGTTCACCCTCGATGATCTCGAGCTATCGCCCGGGAAGCGCGCTCGGCTCTATCGGATGTTGTATCAGCACGGCCCGGGCAACGGGCTGGGGATGTTCTTGCCCATCGATCAGGGCCTGGAGCACGGTCCCCGGGACTTCTGGGACAATCCGGATTCGCAGGATCCAGAATTTCAGCTGCGCCTCGCAGAAGAAGGCAATTTCTCCGCCATCGTGTTCCAGATCGGCATCGCGGAGAAGTACATGGGCCGATACGCCGGGCGCGTTCCCCTCGTGCTCAAGCTGAACGGGAAGACGGAGGTTCCATCCGACGAGGAGGCATTTAGCCCCTGCAACGCGTCGGTGGAGGACGCGGTGCGGCTCGGCGCGGACGCCGTCGGCTACACGCTGTACGTTGGCTCCCCGGCGCAAGACAAGGACTTCCAGCAGTTCGCGGAAGTTCGGAAAGACGCCATGCGGTTCGGGATGCCGGTGATCGTATGGTCCTATCCCCGGGGGAAGGCGATCAATGCGAAGGGCGGCCAGCTCACATCCTGGGCTATCGAGTACGCGGCTCGCGTGGCCCAGGAGCTGGGCGCGGACGTGGTGAAGGTCAATCTGCCGGAGTACGACCCAGAGAAGAACGCGCAGACGCCCGCGCCGTACAAGAGCGCCACGTTCTCCGAGGAGGAGGCGGTGCGGCGGGTGGTGGCCGCGGCGGGCCGGACGCCCGTGCTGGTCTCCGGCGGCGCTCGGCAGGACGAAGAAGACGTCCTTGCCAAAGCGCGTCTCTCGATGCGCAATGGGTGCACCGGCTTGATCTTCGGGCGAAACGTGTGGCAGCGGCCCTTCGCCGAGGCGCTCGCCCTCACGCATCGGATTCGCGAGATCATGCGCACGGAAGCGGGGCAGCTCGCGGGCGCTGGACGCCGCTAG
- a CDS encoding DsrE family protein encodes MSGEKPTMGRLAAIVASGGVETMAAVIRDCSVRARQGMQVRVLFRDESIPMVCVPDARRRILAPSVAAEIDANRDLQAGLEELRQSGDVELYACTSSMYVWGITDADLGPAISGGRGLIAFLADHLAGAVLVVTY; translated from the coding sequence ATGTCCGGCGAAAAGCCGACGATGGGGCGCCTGGCTGCCATCGTGGCCTCGGGTGGTGTCGAAACGATGGCCGCTGTGATCCGGGACTGCTCCGTCCGTGCGCGACAGGGGATGCAAGTTCGGGTGCTCTTCCGCGATGAAAGCATCCCAATGGTCTGCGTCCCCGACGCAAGACGCCGGATCCTGGCGCCCAGCGTCGCCGCTGAGATCGACGCCAACCGGGATCTGCAGGCTGGACTCGAGGAGTTGCGGCAATCCGGGGACGTCGAGCTGTATGCGTGCACGTCATCGATGTACGTGTGGGGAATCACGGACGCGGATCTCGGTCCGGCGATCTCGGGCGGGCGCGGGCTGATCGCCTTTCTGGCAGATCATCTCGCCGGCGCGGTGCTCGTCGTCACCTATTGA
- a CDS encoding peroxiredoxin family protein, whose product MRIGDLAPLVSLAGLDGETVRLADILAERSVLLLFAPGAWSPATRRQVGEINAIYEQFLAIDVEVVVLITQSGKSLQGRLGSYAIPFPILADEAREAARDYGVYQALSWHGIGVTRPAAFIVDKSGVIRFIYVGADDGDTPETDSLFRLCSWLVGVAAPVVTAEEANPEPGEATAVGLVAVGPEDGLPEEGLDGSGGEEPAVLVDAPPVGAQEASVEARTENGAVDAAFLVDEADADTDGSQNGGFEIPALASALEVDPLDGAAQPEGATVDGVGVAASTAERKGPGDTGD is encoded by the coding sequence TTGCGTATCGGGGACCTCGCCCCGCTCGTTTCGCTCGCGGGGCTCGATGGAGAGACCGTTCGCCTGGCGGACATCCTGGCGGAACGGAGCGTCCTGCTTCTCTTCGCCCCCGGGGCGTGGTCGCCGGCGACGCGGCGGCAAGTAGGCGAGATCAACGCGATCTACGAACAGTTCCTGGCGATCGACGTCGAAGTCGTCGTCCTCATCACGCAAAGCGGGAAGAGCCTCCAGGGGCGCCTCGGATCCTATGCGATTCCGTTCCCCATCCTCGCCGATGAGGCGCGTGAGGCCGCGCGGGACTATGGGGTATATCAGGCGCTCTCGTGGCACGGCATCGGCGTCACCCGCCCCGCCGCTTTTATCGTCGATAAGTCCGGCGTCATCCGGTTCATCTACGTGGGTGCTGATGACGGAGATACTCCAGAGACGGACTCGCTGTTTCGCCTGTGCAGCTGGCTCGTGGGTGTCGCGGCGCCGGTCGTGACGGCGGAGGAGGCGAACCCGGAGCCCGGCGAGGCCACCGCCGTGGGGCTCGTTGCGGTTGGCCCCGAGGACGGGCTCCCAGAGGAAGGGCTCGACGGTTCTGGCGGCGAAGAGCCAGCCGTTCTCGTGGACGCGCCGCCTGTTGGGGCACAAGAAGCGTCCGTGGAAGCGCGCACGGAGAACGGCGCGGTCGACGCTGCTTTTCTCGTTGACGAGGCGGACGCAGACACGGACGGATCCCAGAATGGCGGATTCGAGATCCCGGCTTTGGCGAGCGCCCTCGAGGTCGATCCGCTAGATGGCGCTGCGCAGCCGGAAGGCGCAACCGTCGATGGCGTGGGCGTCGCCGCGTCTACGGCGGAGCGCAAAGGGCCAGGGGACACAGGGGACTGA
- a CDS encoding class I SAM-dependent methyltransferase — MSAPTQRAADGGKRAFYSRREVADSYDDQRFGGASGARVSAREIAIALHMLPMAGRVLDLACGTGRLTRSIAERGQPVVGLDYSKPMAAKTAGTGVPVVIGDAFATPFADGTFAAVVSTRFAFHWADLAPLLTEMRRLVHRGGTLVFDTYTWTPRSVIPLGARQWGGLVYRHPPGEVRSLAGRLGLRVLHTEPCFLFSPYLYRLAPVPFQAAFEAVERHVPSALLCRMFWQLGVDDGRSNS, encoded by the coding sequence ATGAGCGCGCCCACGCAGCGCGCTGCCGACGGCGGCAAGCGCGCGTTCTACAGCCGGCGCGAGGTCGCGGACTCCTACGACGACCAGCGGTTTGGAGGGGCGAGCGGCGCCCGGGTGAGCGCGCGAGAGATCGCCATCGCGCTCCACATGCTTCCAATGGCGGGACGGGTGCTGGACCTCGCATGTGGCACGGGCCGGTTGACGCGGTCGATTGCGGAGCGAGGGCAGCCTGTCGTCGGGCTCGATTACTCAAAGCCAATGGCCGCCAAGACGGCGGGAACCGGCGTTCCGGTCGTGATCGGCGACGCGTTCGCGACGCCGTTTGCCGATGGCACGTTCGCGGCCGTCGTGTCCACGCGGTTCGCTTTCCACTGGGCGGACCTCGCGCCGCTCCTCACGGAGATGCGCCGCCTGGTCCACCGCGGTGGAACGCTCGTCTTCGATACCTACACGTGGACCCCGCGCTCGGTCATCCCTCTTGGCGCACGCCAATGGGGAGGCCTCGTCTATCGGCATCCGCCAGGCGAGGTGCGTTCCCTGGCGGGACGGCTTGGGCTTCGCGTGCTGCACACCGAGCCGTGCTTTCTGTTCTCGCCCTACCTGTACCGACTGGCACCGGTCCCGTTCCAGGCCGCGTTTGAAGCGGTGGAACGCCATGTGCCGTCGGCGCTGCTCTGTCGCATGTTCTGGCAGCTCGGCGTGGACGACGGGCGCTCGAACAGCTGA
- a CDS encoding glycosyltransferase family 4 protein, with the protein MKICLASVHPRMLSGQIEALVALQSRLESLGHQVVLISAFRSEELRAGRRWVADVGDGLSLAPKAVRIGRIVSAVAAAARECDVLHFNVPTPAFSALADAVQLLTRRPMIVGYEAHLVAFPAVARRLLRAPEFYGPRLIVNNGLLARMTLHRASRYVVSSEFQREELHRLGYAPPRVEVIPNLIDESKLARWNRSEARRALGLDVDASVPIVAFVGHYHDVKGHDVLLEAFKRVRTRIPDARLVLAWSGIGNRARVEAAIAAAGIGNSVIHLGRSDVSQVYAAADVVALPYRFSIGQAAYPGTVLEAMWTGAAIVTSDLPLLRELADGGATATLAEPGDPSSLADRITDLLVDADRRASLQTAARAAMDVRFNGAALIHRYTAVYEAALAGQPYHALGAL; encoded by the coding sequence ATGAAGATCTGCCTCGCGTCCGTCCACCCGCGGATGCTGAGCGGCCAAATCGAAGCGTTGGTCGCGCTCCAGTCGCGTCTCGAGAGCCTCGGCCATCAGGTCGTCCTGATCTCGGCATTTCGATCCGAGGAACTCCGCGCGGGCCGGCGATGGGTCGCAGACGTGGGCGACGGCCTGTCCCTGGCGCCCAAGGCCGTTCGAATCGGGCGGATCGTGAGCGCGGTCGCCGCGGCGGCGCGAGAGTGCGACGTCCTGCACTTCAACGTGCCAACGCCGGCGTTTAGCGCGCTCGCCGATGCGGTCCAGCTTCTCACGCGGCGCCCGATGATCGTGGGGTACGAGGCCCACCTCGTCGCGTTCCCGGCCGTTGCGCGTCGGCTGCTGCGAGCGCCGGAGTTCTACGGACCGCGGCTCATCGTGAACAACGGGCTCTTGGCCCGCATGACCCTGCACCGAGCGAGCCGATACGTGGTGAGCAGCGAGTTTCAGCGCGAGGAGCTCCACCGACTTGGATACGCACCCCCGCGCGTGGAGGTGATCCCCAATCTCATCGACGAATCCAAGCTGGCCCGCTGGAACCGAAGCGAGGCGCGGCGCGCTCTTGGGCTCGACGTGGACGCGTCAGTCCCCATCGTCGCGTTTGTCGGCCACTATCATGACGTGAAGGGCCACGACGTCCTCCTGGAAGCGTTCAAGCGCGTGCGCACGCGGATTCCCGATGCTCGATTGGTGCTGGCCTGGAGCGGAATCGGCAATCGAGCAAGAGTCGAGGCGGCCATTGCCGCTGCCGGAATTGGGAACAGCGTGATTCACCTCGGGCGGTCGGACGTGTCGCAGGTCTACGCGGCCGCGGACGTCGTTGCCCTGCCCTATCGGTTTTCCATTGGGCAGGCGGCGTATCCGGGCACCGTACTGGAAGCCATGTGGACGGGAGCCGCGATCGTCACGTCCGATCTTCCGTTGCTGCGGGAATTAGCCGACGGCGGCGCGACTGCCACCTTGGCTGAGCCCGGCGACCCATCCAGCCTGGCCGACCGGATCACCGATCTCCTGGTCGACGCCGATCGCCGGGCGAGCCTGCAAACGGCCGCGCGCGCAGCGATGGACGTTCGCTTCAATGGGGCCGCGCTCATTCATCGCTACACGGCCGTGTACGAGGCGGCGCTGGCGGGGCAGCCGTATCACGCCCTCGGCGCGCTCTGA
- a CDS encoding lysylphosphatidylglycerol synthase transmembrane domain-containing protein gives MNRRAHDGAVARVRANGSLGQRAVLAASLWVAASLALAVGTLWWQARQVGGVWALSLPLLAPSVGFALVSAGLRTLRWHAFLGAVGARPPIKTSMHAWLVGFSMTMTPGKVGEIYKCHLIEQRTGVPMARTAPIVLFEKGMDAIAFALLALTAAAMLPGLADSISASARTLIGVGIAGAFAVFLLHRARPDDVATVVLRAVGRFRLGRRMASWAVMALAGSLDLLRPALLTRSMALSLAARTCDGMCLAWAVWALGIQLPALAGVFALNSSGAIGGLSMLPGGIGIVETSITLLLTRFGVTAAAALAGTLIARFLTFWMWVAAGLILLIASIDLRGADPWPGSTDPTPPSPGRRTG, from the coding sequence ATGAATCGGCGCGCGCACGATGGCGCCGTCGCCCGGGTGCGAGCCAACGGGTCGTTGGGTCAGCGCGCGGTCTTGGCCGCTTCCCTCTGGGTGGCGGCGAGCCTCGCCCTGGCCGTCGGCACCCTCTGGTGGCAGGCGCGCCAGGTTGGAGGTGTCTGGGCGCTGAGCCTGCCCTTGCTCGCTCCCTCCGTGGGCTTCGCCCTGGTGAGCGCCGGCCTGCGGACCCTGCGATGGCACGCCTTTCTCGGCGCCGTCGGAGCGCGGCCGCCCATCAAAACGAGCATGCATGCGTGGCTGGTCGGCTTCAGCATGACGATGACCCCGGGCAAGGTCGGCGAAATCTACAAGTGCCACCTCATCGAGCAACGGACGGGCGTCCCGATGGCGCGCACCGCGCCCATCGTCCTCTTCGAGAAGGGAATGGACGCCATCGCCTTTGCGCTCCTCGCACTCACCGCCGCCGCCATGCTCCCCGGGCTCGCAGACTCCATATCCGCCAGCGCGCGCACATTGATCGGGGTCGGGATTGCCGGAGCCTTCGCCGTGTTCCTCCTTCACCGAGCCCGGCCGGACGACGTTGCGACCGTCGTCCTTCGGGCGGTGGGGCGCTTTCGCCTCGGGCGCCGTATGGCGTCGTGGGCCGTGATGGCCCTCGCGGGAAGCCTTGACCTTCTTCGCCCGGCCCTCCTGACCAGGAGCATGGCGCTGAGCCTTGCGGCGCGAACCTGCGACGGCATGTGCCTCGCGTGGGCCGTCTGGGCGTTGGGCATCCAGTTGCCGGCGCTGGCGGGCGTTTTTGCGCTGAACTCCTCGGGCGCCATCGGCGGTCTCTCGATGCTGCCGGGCGGCATCGGTATCGTCGAGACGAGCATCACCCTCCTCCTCACACGCTTTGGCGTGACCGCGGCGGCCGCCCTGGCGGGAACGCTCATCGCGCGGTTCCTGACCTTCTGGATGTGGGTCGCGGCCGGGCTCATCCTCCTTATCGCCAGCATCGACTTGCGGGGCGCGGATCCGTGGCCGGGATCGACTGACCCGACGCCGCCATCACCGGGACGTCGAACAGGATGA